Proteins encoded within one genomic window of Solenopsis invicta isolate M01_SB chromosome 10, UNIL_Sinv_3.0, whole genome shotgun sequence:
- the LOC105202460 gene encoding coiled-coil domain-containing protein 174: MNMTKKINVNFSSLVGLKAELLRKQAEVNEAKLKTESINVPLSKKKSKKIVTNDADKNAKRSVDSEDIVAHKKSKLMLEAKARLYERLKKSKNNNDKFLVDFENKLDEPDEEFADETINEEYPLEPEENWVEYQDCFGRTRKCLREDLPYMQKKDDLIKEEIMKKHIGEEKEENREQYPIQEKEPEIEVMRRKWEEQTRKLADKVDIHYQDILFDEARTHGVGYYTFSQDEDERIKQQENLTNLRKETERKQREMKEIKELKEKMEQNRLKAARIRQRIRAGLPAEPTEEELAQEVKSINSTDNINISEKDQSVEKDKEKSNEESNRASANINESTQEKETSDEDKIKAFGELLGKKNHWHVMSQEEWIEKCRAQRINKFGPVYDNFTRTEFDNSSQSIDEQLIHTENKEMNYTDTRDFQKSTQESNSNLQNREDNNSVDEIVSIAKDPDSDIQIDKNILPEHNEANESHELTKCTTGPTLTPAVTLPNLPQRQATISYPLSHLSSNYSRNIYGNPEIYTPEQQEQMDAMNIPLPGENDDLSSSSSSSISMSKQESIPRSINEDNIMAGLKYLREKFEASHSKWT, encoded by the coding sequence ATGAATATGACAAAGAAGATAAACGTCAACTTTTCATCTCTAGTAGGCCTGAAAGCAGAGCTGTTGAGAAAGCAAGCTGAAGTAAATGAGGCCAAGTTGAAGACCGAGTCTATTAATGTGCCACTAAGTAAGAAAAAGAGCAAGAAGATTGTTACAAATGATGCAGACAAAAATGCCAAGAGATCAGTGGACTCTGAGGACATTGTAGCTCACAAAAAGTCAAAATTAATGTTGGAAGCCAAAGCAAGATTGtatgaaagattaaagaaatcaaaaaataataatgataaatttcttgttgattttgaaaacaaattggATGAACCTGACGAAGAATTTGCAGATGAAACAATCAATGAAGAATATCCTTTAGAGCCAGAGGAAAATTGGGTGGAATATCAGGATTGTTTTGGCCGTACGAGGAAATGTTTGCGAGAGGATCTGCCATACATGCAAAAGAAAGATGATttgataaaagaagaaataatgaaaaaacatATTggtgaagaaaaagaagaaaatagagAACAGTACCCTATTCAAGAAAAAGAACCTGAGATAGAAGTCATGAGAAGAAAATGGGAGGAACAAACACGAAAGCTCGCGGACAAAGTTGATATACATTATCAAGACATATTATTTGATGAAGCACGAACACACGGTGTTGGTTATTATACGTTTTCTCAAGACGAGGATGAGAGAATAAAGCAGCAAGAAAATCTGACAAATTTGAGGAAAGAGACTGAGAGGAAACAGAGAGAAATGAAGGAGATCAAGGAACTGAAAGAGAAAATGGAGCAAAATAGATTGAAGGCAGCGAGAATCAGACAGCGAATCAGAGCAGGCTTGCCAGCAGAACCTACGGAGGAGGAGTTAGCTCAAGAAGTCAAGTCAATTAATTCGactgataatattaatatctcTGAGAAAGATCAGTCTGTTGAAAAGGACAAAGAAAAGTCAAACGAAGAAAGTAATCGTGCGTCAGCAAACATTAATGAATCTACTCAGGAAAAAGAGACTAGCGACGAAGATAAGATAAAAGCCTTTGGGGAACTTCTAGGCAAGAAGAATCATTGGCATGTAATGTCGCAAGAAGAATGGATAGAGAAATGTAGAGCGCAAAGAATTAACAAATTTGGGCcagtttatgataattttacaCGTACTGAATTTGATAACAGCTCTCAAAGCATTGATGAGCAGTTGATTCatacagaaaataaagaaatgaattACACAGATACTCGTGACTTCCAAAAATCTACTCAAGAATCTAATAGCAATTTACAGAATCGTGAGGATAACAATTCTGTTGACGAGATAGTTTCCATCGCAAAAGATCCCGATAGCGATAtccaaattgataaaaatattttaccagAACATAATGAAGCTAATGAGTCTCATGAATTAACTAAATGTACAACAGGGCCAACATTAACTCCTGCTGTGACTTTACCCAATCTACCTCAGAGACAAGCGACTATTTCATACCCATTATCTCATCTATCCAGTAATTATTCACGAAATATATATGGCAACCCTGAGATATATACGCCTGAACAGCAAGAACAGATGGATGCCATGAACATTCCTCTCCCTGGTGAAAACGATGATCTATCTTCAAGTTCCAGCAGCTCCATTTCTATGAGCAAGCAAGAATCAATACCACGAAGTATAAATGAAGACAACATTATGGCTGGTCTCAAAtatttgagagaaaaatttgaagCAAGTCATAGTAAATggacataa
- the LOC105202462 gene encoding ABC transporter F family member 4, which yields MARRRQAKQPATESVVVASADGNVTPPKKRKTAVAKPAAAEPAAVEPAAADEPRQIRSRQAKAAKRENEAVSEPASPPKKSRAKPKSAVADAKNDAKSRPKRQTKKESENAAMKDDAAEEVVEKKTRGGKATEKAGMKATMVKPKAKVPVARKQKTTVENGDPEKNVVDEGPTKRTTRRAKAVEEGADAPVQPPVRAAPRKRKNAPDAKVIREAQVAKDEEEEENEAKVAEASKQSRTRAKKVETDTPAMTSKGRSKKNLVKEIAKPLPEEAEVEKENDEEQNAEEDNSKTKNVKPVKKGNVRKVAPKSRLNVAAGKANEAQAEEETAPELNVKENGEEHTVEPKQKKRNAGKANATTNGKVEAKEKQKKIAAAPVDEKEATKDVTAEIKTSEMNVASEIDENDTKDDSLSKDDSVLQSEEENKVNESANSIDCEIMENNAPILEISSNEGDNSIFSPLLKVQNC from the exons ATGGCACGACGCAGGCAGGCAAAGCAGCCAGCGACGGAGAGTGTCGTAGTCGCCTCCGCCGACGGCAACGTGACACCGCCGAAGAAGAGGAAGACGGCCGTCGCTAAACCCGCAGCTGCGGAACCAGCGGCCGTGGAGCCAGCGGCCGCGGACGAACCGAGGCAGATCAGGAGCCGACAAGCGAAGGCGGCCAAGCGGGAGAACGAGGCAGTTAGCGAGCCGGCGAGTCCGCCGAAAAAGTCACGCGCCAAGCCGAAGAGTGCCGTCGCTGACGCAAAAAATGACGCGAAGAGCAGGCCTAAGAGGCAAACCAAAAAGGAATCGGAGAATGCAGCTATGAAGGACGATGCGGCAGAGGAAGTAGTCGAGAAGAAGACTCGCGGTGGGAAGGCGACGGAAAAGGCGGGAATGAAGGCAACTATGGTGAAGCCGAAGGCCAAGGTGCCGGTTGCCAGGAAGCAGAAGACCACGGTCGAAAATGGCGATCCCGAGAAGAACGTCGTCGACGAAGGCCCTACAAAGAGGACGACTCGTCGGGCGAAAGCGGTAGAAGAAGGTGCAGACGCACCGGTACAGCCTCCTGTGAGAGCAGCGCCCAGGAAACGCAAGAACGCACCAGACGCGAAAGTTATTCGGGAAGCTCAGGTCGCCaaggacgaggaggaggaagagaacgAAGCAAAGGTGGCTGAGGCTAGCAAACAATCTCGCACCAGAGCAAAAAAAGTGGAAACTGATACAC CTGCCATGACCTCCAAGGGAAGATCCAAGAAGAATCTGGTAAAAGAAATTGCTAAACCATTGCCAGAGGAAGCAGAAGTCGAAAAAGAGAATGATGAGGAACAAAATGCAGAAGAAgataattcaaaaacaaaaaatgtaaaacctGTAAAAAAGGGAAATGTAAGAAAAGTTGCTCCTAAATCAAGACTTAATGTCGCAGCAGGAAAGGCCAATGAAGCTCAGGCAGAAGAGGAAACGGCGCCTGAATTGAATGTTAAAGAAAATGGTGAAGAACACACAGTAGAGCCTAAACAAAAGAAGAGAAATGCGGGGAAAGCGAATGCAACGACAAATGGAAAAGTTGAAGCGAAAGAAAAACAGAAGAAAATAGCTGCTGCGCCCGTTGATGAGAAAGAAGCAACAAAAGATGTAACTGCAGAAATTAAAACTAGTGAAATGAATGTGGCATCAGAGATCGATGAAAACGATACAAAAGATGATTCCTTAAGCAAAGATGATAGCGTTTTACAGAGTGAGGAAGAAAATAAGGTTAACGAAAGTGCAAACTCGATTGATTGcgaaataatggaaaataacgCGCCTATTTTAGAAATATCAAGTAATGAAGGAGATAACTCCATCTTTTCTCCGTTATTAAAAGTACAGAACTGTTAA
- the LOC105202463 gene encoding T-complex protein 1 subunit zeta: protein MAAISLLNPKAEFARAAQALAVNISAAKGIQDVMRTNLGPKGTMKMLVSGAGDIKITKDGNVLLHEMQIQHPTASLIARASTAQDDMTGDGTTSTVLVIGELLKQADLYIAEGLHPRMLTDGFDLARAKALEILDSMKIPIESVKQNLLDIARTSLRTKVHHTVADKLTEICVDAVLAIKQQDKEIDLHMIELMEMQHRTADDTSLIRGIVTDHGSRHPDMPKRLENAYILICNVSLEYEKSEVNSGFFYKSAEEREKLVAAERVFIDNRVKKIIELKKKLCDGTDKSFVVINQKGIDPSSLDMFAKENIIALRRAKRRNMERLALACGGVAMNSVDDLKEEHLGWAGLVYEHVLGETKYTFIEECKKPNSVTILLKGPNKFTLEQLKDAVRDGLRAIKNAIDDHAVVPGAGAFEVATSQALQQYKEQVKGKQRLGVQAYAEALLIIPKTLAINSGFDPQDTIVKLFEESTALGEPVGLDLSTGEALKPADAGIYDNYNVKKQIINSCTIIASNLLLVDEIMRAGLSSLKG, encoded by the exons ATGGCGGCGATTAGTCTGTTGAATCCGAAGGCCGAGTTCGCCCGGGCGGCGCAAGCATTGGCGGTGAACATCTCCGCCGCGAAGGGAATTCAGGATGTGATGAGAACCAACTTGGGGCCCAAGGGAACCATGAAGAT GCTGGTGTCTGGAGCCggagatataaaaattactaagGATGGCAATGTGCTTCTTCACGAAATGCAAATCCAACATCCTACAGCATCCCTAATAGCGAGAGCATCTACTGCTCAGGATGATATGACTGGTGACGGCACAACTAGTACCGTACTGGTCATTGGTGAACTTCTGAAGCAAGCTGATTTGTATATAGCGGAAGGACTGCATCCCAGAATGCTCACGGATGGTTTTGACCTGGCTCGTGCTAAAGCATTAGAAATCTTGGACTCGATGAAAATTCCAATTGAGTCTGTTAAGCAAAACTTGTTGGACATTGCAAGGACCTCCCTCAGAACAAAGGTTCATCATACTGTGGCCGACAAACTGACAGAGATTTGCGTGGATGCTGTACTAGCTATTAAGCAGCAGGACAAAGAAATCGATTTGCACATGATTGAATTAATGGAAATGCAGCATAGAACGGCAGATGATACTAGTCTGATTCGTGGTATAGTCACTGATCATGGATCTAGACATCCAGATATGCCAAAAAGATTAGAGAACGCATATATACTGATCTGTAATGTGAGTCTGGAATATGAGAAAAGTGAG GTGAACAGTGGATTCTTTTACAAATCGGCAGAAGAACGCGAAAAGTTAGTGGCTGCCGAACGTGTGTTTATCGATAATCGCGTGAAAAAGATTATCGAATTGAAGAAGAAGTTGTGCGACGGAACGGACAAGTCGTTTGTCGTGATAAATCAAAAAGGAATTGATCCGTCATCTCTCGATATGTTCGCAAAGGAGAACATTATTGCTTTGCGTAGAGCCAAGCGCAGAAACATGGAACGTTTAGCACTCGCGTGTGGTGGCGTAGCCATGAATTCTGTGGATGATCTGAAAGAAGAACATTTGGGCTGGGCTGGCCTCGTGTATGAACATGTTCTG ggAGAAACCAAGTATACTTTTATAGAGGAGTGTAAAAAACCAAATTCTGTAACCATTTTATTGAAG GGACctaataaatttacattggaACAACTCAAAGATGCTGTGCGTGATGGACTTAGggctataaaaaatgctatcGATGATCATGCAGTCGTTCCCGGAGCTGGAGCCTTTGAGGTTGCAACTAGTCAAGCCCTTCAACAATATAAAGAGCAAGTGAAAGGAAAGCAACGTTTGGGAGTACAGGCCTACGCTGAGGCTTTACTTATCATTCCGAAGACTCTCG CTATTAATAGTGGATTCGATCCGCAGGATACAATTGTCAAATTATTCGAGGAAAGCACCGCTTTAGGAGAACCAGTAGGATTAGATCTATCTACAGGGGAAGCTTTAAAACCCGCAGATGCTGGCATTTATGACAATTACAATGTAAAGAAACAAATCATCAATTCTTG caCGATAATCGCCAGTAATCTTCTTCTGGTTGACGAAATAATGAGAGCAGGATTATCTTCATTAAAGGGTTAA